The sequence below is a genomic window from Coffea arabica cultivar ET-39 chromosome 4c, Coffea Arabica ET-39 HiFi, whole genome shotgun sequence.
AATAAagttacaaaatataaaaaattacattgtgtatcatcaatcatcaaatctgaCCAATTGAACAAACCGCTTTATAGATATCTGTGCATGTTTATTCCCTCAGTCTGCTATCCAACTGGTTCAACCTCAAAACTGATGTTGAGATCTGATGAGAAGACCCAAGAAATTTTAGATCTAATAAATAAATCTGAAAAAATTCTTAGAtctaagaaaataaataacaaaaaaataaaaactaaacaaaactcTCACTGGGATAACttagaagagaagaaaactctCACCAAAATAGCCTAGCctgagaaagaaaaaaactctCATTATGGTACCTTAAGAGagattttattaaataaaaataagaacaaAGGAATAGAAAGGGAGAACAAAAGAAGTGGAACCAAGATCTCCCTCCTATGAGGGAAGAAGAGTAGAGAGAAGATTGAGGGTAGAGAGAGGGGAGAGAGAAAGTTTAGGGTTGAGTAATTTAGTTTATAACATCGTATATGTATTGCGATTATCAATTCACTAAATCCAATATGTTTAGGATGCAATTGTTTGTGATAAcacttgattttatttttatcattcACCCATTTGTACTagcttcttttttcctttttcactgGAATATTTTCTTCCCAATTACTAcaattatgattttttttgttggcCAACACCTAGTACAAAATTTAATTACTCTTAAAAACTCTCATAGATTGATAATTGCATGGTTCATATTGGCAAAATTTTTCGttttaaataatatattaaaCAACCGAGGTAGGATGGCATACACTCCGTGATAGAGAAAAACTTGAAAGTTCTAGATTACCTTAAATGGAATTTCACACTAATAAAAGggcctttttttaattttaatcatGGCAAATAGGAGGCGTTATCAAGAAAAAATCATAATGAGAGAAAATTATGGAAGTGCATTAAATGGGTAATATTTTTTCGAAAAACTTTCAGGGGTGACCCCATCAATGTACTATAAGCAAAGCTCAGTTTTGGGGAAAATACTAAATTTAGCTACCGCAGGGAAAGAGGATCTTGAGAACTTCAGCCTTCACTTTGGCACATTGAAGGTACCGAACATATGATTATTAGTCGTTATCCAGTAGCTTGTTGAGATGGTAATTTGTCCCAAGTAATTATTCGTTATCGTGTGACGCGATGAAGCTGCAGGATATGTGTGTGTTTCTCTAGTTATGAttatttgttcatttccttCTTAATTGTTGTGCTTAACAACATCTACATGTGAATTAATGTTACTactaaattaaataataaatatcATTGCAAAAGTTATTAGTTCAAACTATGATGCATTACTTTGACAACATACACTTTGcttttacaaaatgaaaaaaaaaaaaatttgttttattagAATGATTCCTTTGTTGCAAATGACGTTACACAACCCACCCTAGATGTCAATTTCTTGGGTGAAATGTACTTTGCCTCGCCGCCATAGCCACAGTCACATCCAGATATGTCAATGGGTCAAATATTGTCCAAACCTAACTCGGATCAATTATGTTTTTTGTGATTTGGATTCATATTGCTCAATTCGAATCCGGTAAAAGAATCATTGATTTGCACGGAgtttaattttatataattcaTACTCAAAATCAGACCCAGACCTGGACCCAAATCCGAATCCAACCCATATATGCATTActctcagattttttttttttttttttttgcgaaaTTTTGGGGATAAATTCTTGATAGCCTTTATTTCTTGAAATCCTTTAACTGTATTAAATTGTGAAACTGATCCGTTACAAAACACCAAAAAGTGATTTCGTCCTCTCTTGATCCTTTTTAAGTAGTTTGTTACTGCGATTTGTCATTATTAATGTTATCACCGAAAGGTATGTAACGCAGGTTTGCAGGTCCCAACTCCTTTATAATCCTTGGCAAGATCTAGTCCACTACCAGTTTACCGAGCTCCATTCTATCAAGTGCCTGAGTTATCTAAACAAACTACATCATCCATGGCACTGACTAGAGAAAACACCTCAACTTCAAGGTGGTCTCTGTTAGGCAAGACAGCTCTTGTCACCGGTGGAACTCGCGGAATCGGACGCGCAATTGTCGAGGAGCTAGCTCAACTTGGTGCCACTGTCCACACTCTCGCAAGAAAAGAAGCAGAGCTAAATCAACTCTTACAAGAATGGTCCTCCAAGGGATACAAGATCACTGGCTCCATCTGCGATGCATCCTCAAGAGAGCAAAGAATTGAGATCATCGAAAAGGTCTCTTCCCTCTTTGATGGAAAGCTTAATATCCTAGTAAATAATGTTGGAACAGGCGTGAGGAAGCCAGCTGAAGATTTTACAGCTGAGGAATATCATATGATTATGTCTATGAACCTCGAATCTGGCTTCCATCTCTCCCAACTTGCTTATCCTCTTCTGAAGTCATCTGAGAATGGAAACATCGTATTCATCTCCTCCGTTGCAGGTTTGGTAGGTCTGCAATATTCATCTGTTTATTCAGCAACTAAAGCTGCAATGAATCAACTCACAAGAAATTTGGCTTGTGAATGGGCTAAAGATAACATTCGGGTCAATTCTGTTGCACCTTGGTACATCAGAACCCCACTGGTGGAAGATTGGATTGGGGCTAATGACAACTTGAAGAAAATAGAATCAAGAACTCCCATGAGGCGAATTGGAGAGCCTGAAGAAGTTTCATCCCTGGTGGCATTCCTTTGTCTCCCTGCAGCTTCATACATCACTGGACAAGTTGTGCCTGTCGATGGAGGAATGACTGTGAATGGATGTCAATGGGATTAATGTATTAGGGATTTAATCATCAATTGTGtgtttttattgtttcttgCCAAACTGCCAATGCTTTTGTTGATCGTGTAATATAAACATGTTGCATGTTGCTTGTGTTATATGTATGTTTTTATCATAGTACTCGACTGGCAGGCATTATCAGATTAGTGTATGTGTTGCTTATTAAATTGCatttatgtgtgtgtgtgtgtgtgtgtgtgtgtgtgtgtgtgtgtgtgcgtgggTGTGTTGCTTGTTAATGACATTATTGTGTTCTCAACCACTTACTGCATTCTGATTTTagattgttttcctttttgtccagaaaagaaaaataaaaccagAAGCAATTGTTAACCCAAAACTACTGCAAAATCCACTCATTCGCCTATTTCAAGCAAAAGAGAAATAAACCATGCAACGCCGGGTTGGAGTTTTGGGCTGTCAGGATTACTCAAAAGTTTTAGGATCAATTTGCGTTCacaagaaaggttaattgacgGTAATGTCTAGTGGCTGGTGGCTAGTGAAACAAGAAAagagcaacaaaaaaaaaaaaaaccaagagatgtagagagggtAGTGTTGTAATCTTAATAATAGTTTAGGCACATATTTGTCAGCTTAGTCAATATAAAAGCGAGGTGGAGTGCCTAAAACTTTTTGTGGAGTGGCAACAATATATTTGCCATAATCTAAGTACACATGAGTATTATATGCCAAATTTGAGTTTTAATAAATCAATTCTACAAAATCAATTATAGAATCAGAAatagttgttttctttttttttttttttttgataaaatagaaaccaatattattaataaactaGTTGAAAATCGTCCAACACGATTTACTTGACAAATACACTGCACTAATGGCAGAAATATATAAAACATGTCACAGATATATCTAATGTAAAAAATCTTTAAGTTCAACAAagttacaaaatataaaataaatagttGTCAATCAGAAGAAGTTGACAACATGCCCCAAAAATTAAACATGTCTAACCatcctccctccctccctccctccctccctccctcctaGACATGAGCTCCACATGGACATTGAGATATTAAAAAGAAATCCATTATGACTTTTGGGTTGCACAAGCAATGGTCCATATGAATCCCACAAAGTCTACCACTTTCACAGGTTTCAATTGGGGAAGAGAGGACTTCGGCCCGTCTGGGCAAGAAGCCCATGAATTACCTCCAAAGTGGATCCTTTGGAAATACTACTTCACCCAGAGTTGTCGATCATCTCGCCGACGACCTTATCAAGACAAAAATATGACGAAAGTTTAAATTATACCACGTCCAATACTCCAATTCCAATCCGGTGTGCAATTGCGATTGGCACCATCCCACTATAAAATCAGATAATTCATTGCCACCATTCTTGTCGTACCCAGAGCTCTGCAAGAAGAGGAGAAATATCAAATCTGATCTTTTTTCAACCATGGAAAATAGTGGGCCAAACCAGAGCTCAAGGTGGTCTCTGTTGGGAATGACGGCTCTGGTCACAGGCGGTTCTCGCGGGATAGGCCGCGCAATCGTGGAGGAACTAGCTGAACTGGGTGCAACAGTCCACACCTTTTCAAGAAACGAAGCAGAGCTCAATCAAGTCTTGCAGGAGTGGTCGTCAAAGGGATTCAAAGTCACTGGTTCAATCTGTGAAGCATCTGCAAGAGATCAAAGAAGCCAGCTCATGGAGAAGGTTTCCTCCACCTTCAATGGGAAGCTCAACATCCTGGTAAACAATGTTGGGACCTGCATAGGAAAGCCTGCAGCTGATTTTACTGCTGAAGAGTATAATCTGATTATGTCTACGAATCTTGAATCCGGTTACCATTTCTCCCAACTTGCTTATCCTCTCTTGAAAGCATCTGGGGTGGGAAATATTGTGTTCATTTCCTCTGTTGCAGGTCTAGTGAATGTGCAGTATTCATCTATTTATGGTGCAACTAAAGGTGCAATGAATCAACTGACGAGAAATTTGGCTTGTGAATGGGCTAAGGATAACATCCGCGTCAATTGTGTTGCTCCTTGGATGGTCAGAACATCCCTAGTGGAATTTTGCCTAAAGGATGTGGAATTCTCGAAGAGAATTGAAGCAAGAACTCCAATGAGGCGCCCTGGAGAGCCAGAAGAAGTTTCAGCAGTGGTAGCTTTCCTTTGTCTTCCAGCTGCTTCCTATGTTACTGGACAGGTAATTGCTGTTGACGGAGGACTGACTGTTAATGGATTCGAGTAGAAGAATCTTTTGTTTCTGCAGaaactgtgtgtgtgtgtttttttttcttgtagtgtCTGAGATTATATGTGTTGTTATCAAGTTTTACTAGtctttgtcaattttttttcctttttggttgATAAGGAATCCGTAATCGCTATTCGAGAGCATGCGCGGGGTAAATCCCGCAAGCCTTTGTCAACTTTGTTTTCACAGACAAAGCAACGTGTCATTATTGTCCGTTTGCAAATTGGAGTTTACTGCAACACGTATACTGGGCCATAGTTTGTTCTGTAAGCAGAGGGCCAGAAGCGACTGGTGGGGGTTTCGCCTTTGCATTTTAGgcaatttttgtaattttctaatCTGTCATCATAGTTGAAACTTTTCAAGGATTGGTCCACACTAGGGGCAtttaaaattctttaaaaaaaaaaaatcgaataaTCAGCCAATCCAATTTGAATGCGACATCAAACATCATTAAAATGGAATTGAATTAACTTCTAATTTTAAATTCTATAAAACAGTTTGAAAATAGATATTAAAATTCAATCTCTCAATTTCCCATTACCAATCGAATTactaaatttcatattttaattaaatattgtatgcttactaatatattatattacatattaatGTATCAGTAAATAGTGTTATAATTTATATTTTGTGCTCCTATACAAATATGTGAGGTTAAAAAcgtattaattaatatattaataATCTTTATATTGTTAACTACACATTAAATATACTTAGTTAATCTACACTTGGAAATCCAATTTAAAACTTTGGATATTATGGAAATAGTGACTATCTATCCAAAATCTAATTACTAAATCCAAATTATCATATAAAAATTTGGACAGTAATTGAATATTGATcttgttgaaaaaataaaaaaaaattaatttcttttttataaATTACCAATTACAGATAGATGAATATTCCTAgtctaaaaaaatttaaaactttaaaaaaaaatttgaaaaaaaaccTAGTCTACCTTCATTGGCATATCGattaatatttgataaaatGATCATAAGGTGTAAGAAAATTGCCGTCAATCAAGAAACCAAGAACTACCTTTACCATTCAAAAGACATCCGACTGGAACATTAACTGTAGACCTGTTTGGTAATGTTTCAGTCAGaggatttttatttttgcacAATATGAAGGGAAAGAGTAAGGTATTGAGCTGTCCATAAATTTCTGTTGACATCAAAGAAGGCCGGTTAGGCAGCCATAGAATGCATGTCAAAAATCTTACTGTCGTCATACCACAAATGCTGCACTTGTAAATAATAGGTCTCTTCCACAAACAAAACCTGTAAATTTTTTTAGAACCTTCAAATATATACAGATCCACTACAAAGGAATTCAGATGCCTGGAATTCTTAGATACAAAGGTAGAATACATGACGAACCTAATCAATTGGCTCAGCAACATACAACAGCATTTTCCGTATCATACACAGGACAAGTTgaaatctaaaacaaaatctTTAGATAAGCTTACAAAAATATTCTTACCTCTTACCTGTTGTATCTGTCTTCATCTTCTTTATGGAGTCAAACAAGGACGAATGTTCTTGTCTGTTTGATTTTTTAGCAAATGGATTAGATGGACGATTGAAGCTAACAGGAATCTCTTCTGGCTGCTTCTTAACTGGATTTGTTGCTCCTTTAACATCCTTCGCTTCCACTGTCTTCTCTACTCTCAAGGCTCGAGTTGAACCAACTATGCCATTTCCAGCATTAGGAGGCTGCTCGGCTTTTTCCTCTTTTGGGAAGGAAGGGGTTGATGATCTTTGGGGTGGCAATGGTAAAACAGCTTTTTCTGTGCTGCTTTCTGGCAGACTAGGCCTTTCAAACACATCATCCGCTTGGACAGGAGCATCGAATTTAAAGTTGCCATGGAGGACTGTGCTCCCCATTGCTTCATTCAACATTCTTTCCTGCAAGTAGGCCAAATGATGAAAATCAACATGAGAAAAACTATAATAGCTTTCCTTGGGGATTTAGTTCCAATGTTGCAATTTTTGGAATGTGCAGGATGACGTGTAATAAATGTACTCCACCTCCAATATGGTACTAAAGCGTTCTGCCAAGTTTGGTAATTTTAGTGCGGTAACTAGCTTTATCGCCCCTTTTACCGATTTTTCCATCGAAAGAAGCTTCACAAGTTCAGTGGCTCTCACAAGCTTGTCACCTGGTGAAAATAAAAGCAAGCAGCTGACTTGAAGATAATTTTGGAAAGCTTTTCTATTAATTCATATTAAA
It includes:
- the LOC113739877 gene encoding tropinone reductase homolog At2g29150-like, yielding MALTRENTSTSRWSLLGKTALVTGGTRGIGRAIVEELAQLGATVHTLARKEAELNQLLQEWSSKGYKITGSICDASSREQRIEIIEKVSSLFDGKLNILVNNVGTGVRKPAEDFTAEEYHMIMSMNLESGFHLSQLAYPLLKSSENGNIVFISSVAGLVGLQYSSVYSATKAAMNQLTRNLACEWAKDNIRVNSVAPWYIRTPLVEDWIGANDNLKKIESRTPMRRIGEPEEVSSLVAFLCLPAASYITGQVVPVDGGMTSSRWSLLGMTALVTGGSRGIGRAIVEELAELGATVHTFSRNEAELNQVLQEWSSKGFKVTGSICEASARDQRSQLMEKVSSTFNGKLNILVNNVGTCIGKPAADFTAEEYNLIMSTNLESGYHFSQLAYPLLKASGVGNIVFISSVAGLVNVQYSSIYGATKGAMNQLTRNLACEWAKDNIRVNCVAPWMVRTSLVEFCLKDVEFSKRIEARTPMRRPGEPEEVSAVVAFLCLPAASYVTGQVIAVDGGLTVNGFE